The proteins below are encoded in one region of Ornithinimicrobium avium:
- a CDS encoding arginine--tRNA ligase — MTPEQLADAIHAALTAAAADGVAMQVPDRGRVRVERPRSREHGDWSTNVALQLAKGAGMPPRQLAQQLAERLGAVPGVARVDVAGPGFLNITLDAASAGELARSVVEQGERYGTNDTLAGHVVNLEFVSANPTGPLHIGHTRWAALGDALNRLLTASGADVTAEHYINDAGSQMDKFGASIVATARGTAVPEGGYSGPWIDDLARQMLAERPDLLELPEAQASALARTRGYELQLAQIQQTLEDFNVHFDVWFSEKWLHDTGKVEEAVARLREQGHVFDQDGAVWLRTTEFGDDKDRVLIRANGEPTYFAADCAYYLSKKDRGFPQKVYMLGADHHGYVGRLKAIAACAGDDPEANIEVLIGQLINISGERMGKRRGNAVFLSDLLEWIGTDPVRYSLARFPADTPLDLDGEELRKRSNDNPVYYVQYAHARTCNVARLAGEDGVLREDGFDPSLLQHETEATLLATLGDFPRVVSQAAQLREPHRVARYLEELASDFHKWYDECRVRPLSADEEITDLHRSRLWLNDATRQVLANGLTLLGVSAPERM; from the coding sequence GTGACCCCCGAGCAGCTCGCCGATGCCATTCACGCCGCCCTGACCGCGGCCGCCGCCGACGGTGTGGCGATGCAGGTGCCCGACCGCGGGCGGGTGCGTGTGGAGCGTCCCCGCAGCCGGGAGCACGGCGACTGGTCGACCAACGTCGCGCTCCAGCTGGCCAAGGGGGCGGGTATGCCGCCGCGCCAGCTCGCCCAGCAGCTGGCCGAGCGTCTGGGCGCGGTCCCGGGGGTGGCCCGGGTCGACGTCGCCGGCCCCGGCTTCCTCAACATCACCCTCGACGCGGCGTCCGCGGGCGAGCTGGCGCGGTCGGTGGTCGAGCAGGGTGAGCGCTACGGCACCAACGACACCCTGGCCGGGCACGTGGTCAACCTCGAGTTCGTCTCGGCGAACCCGACCGGGCCCCTCCACATCGGCCACACCCGGTGGGCGGCGCTCGGCGACGCCCTGAACCGGCTCCTGACGGCCAGCGGCGCGGACGTGACCGCCGAGCACTACATCAACGACGCCGGCTCCCAGATGGACAAGTTCGGCGCCTCGATCGTGGCGACGGCGCGCGGCACCGCCGTGCCCGAGGGTGGTTACTCAGGCCCGTGGATCGACGACCTCGCCCGGCAGATGCTCGCCGAGCGCCCCGACCTGCTCGAGCTGCCCGAGGCGCAGGCCAGCGCGCTCGCCCGGACCCGTGGCTACGAGCTGCAGCTGGCGCAGATCCAGCAGACGCTCGAGGACTTCAACGTCCACTTCGACGTGTGGTTCAGCGAGAAGTGGCTGCACGACACAGGCAAGGTCGAGGAGGCGGTCGCGCGGCTGCGCGAGCAGGGCCACGTCTTCGACCAGGACGGCGCGGTGTGGCTGCGCACCACCGAGTTCGGCGACGACAAGGACCGGGTGCTGATCCGCGCCAACGGCGAGCCCACCTACTTCGCCGCGGACTGCGCGTACTACCTGTCCAAGAAGGATCGCGGGTTCCCCCAGAAGGTCTACATGCTCGGCGCGGACCACCACGGCTACGTCGGGCGGCTCAAGGCGATCGCGGCCTGCGCCGGCGACGACCCCGAGGCCAACATCGAGGTGCTCATCGGCCAGCTGATCAACATCAGCGGCGAGCGGATGGGCAAGCGCCGCGGCAACGCGGTGTTCCTCTCCGACCTCCTGGAGTGGATCGGCACCGACCCGGTCCGCTACTCCCTGGCGAGGTTCCCTGCGGACACCCCGCTGGACCTGGACGGCGAGGAGCTGCGCAAGCGGTCCAACGACAACCCGGTCTACTACGTGCAGTACGCCCATGCGCGCACCTGCAACGTCGCCCGGCTCGCCGGCGAGGACGGCGTGCTGCGCGAGGACGGCTTCGACCCCTCCCTGCTGCAGCACGAGACCGAGGCGACGCTGCTGGCCACGCTCGGCGACTTCCCCCGCGTGGTGTCCCAGGCGGCGCAGCTGCGCGAGCCGCACCGGGTCGCCCGCTACCTCGAGGAGCTCGCGAGCGACTTCCACAAGTGGTACGACGAGTGCCGCGTCCGGCCGCTCTCCGCGGACGAGGAGATCACCGACCTGCACCGTTCGAGGCTGTGGCTCAACGACGCCACCCGACAGGTTCTCGCCAACGGGCTCACGCTGCTCGGCGTCTCGGCGCCCGAGCGCATGTGA
- a CDS encoding aldehyde dehydrogenase family protein, with protein MTPGPPTVTHSFVAGADLPADDTFDNVDPADGSVIGGVGRGGVREVDAAVGAAAAAQRAWARTTPEQRSTVLTRLADLVDRDRERLARLESQDTGKPLGQARTDATVCARYFRFYGHAIDAYYGTTIPLGPDLHVYTRREPYGVVGSVVAWNYPMQLLSRAVAASTATGNAVVVKPADETPRTAVEVARLAIEAGMPAGLFNVVTGLGAEAGAALAQHPGVAHLGFVGSTVTGSSIAHAAADRVVPTILELGGKSAHVVFADADLDLTAGFVARAILQNAGQTCSAGSRLVVHESVRAELVEKVAARLRATTIGPGLEDPDLGPLVSAQQQERVRGYVEGARSGEVVTGGSAPEDERLAGGSYWLPTLIDGVDPGSAIAQEEVFGPVLVTMPFADEDEAISLANATDYGLLAAVWTRDLSRAHRAAAELEAGQVFVNTYGAGGGVELPFGGVKKSGYGREKGVEALDHFTQTKTVVMRLG; from the coding sequence ATGACTCCCGGCCCCCCGACCGTGACCCACTCCTTCGTCGCGGGTGCCGACCTGCCCGCCGACGACACGTTCGACAACGTCGACCCGGCCGACGGCTCGGTCATCGGCGGGGTCGGCCGGGGCGGCGTGCGCGAGGTCGACGCGGCCGTCGGGGCCGCCGCAGCGGCGCAGAGGGCGTGGGCGCGGACCACGCCGGAGCAGCGCAGCACCGTCCTCACCAGGCTCGCCGACCTCGTCGACCGGGACCGCGAGCGCCTCGCCCGCCTGGAGTCGCAGGACACCGGCAAGCCGCTGGGCCAGGCCCGGACCGACGCGACGGTGTGCGCGCGCTACTTCCGCTTCTACGGCCACGCGATCGACGCCTACTACGGCACGACGATCCCGCTCGGGCCGGACCTGCACGTCTACACCCGCCGCGAGCCCTACGGCGTCGTCGGCAGCGTCGTCGCGTGGAACTACCCCATGCAACTGCTCTCGCGGGCGGTCGCCGCGTCGACCGCCACCGGCAACGCGGTGGTGGTCAAGCCCGCCGACGAGACCCCGCGCACCGCCGTCGAGGTCGCCCGGCTGGCGATCGAGGCGGGGATGCCTGCCGGCCTGTTCAACGTGGTCACCGGCCTGGGCGCCGAGGCGGGGGCGGCGCTCGCGCAGCACCCGGGCGTGGCCCACCTGGGATTCGTCGGCTCGACCGTGACCGGCTCCTCGATCGCGCACGCGGCGGCCGACCGGGTCGTGCCGACCATCCTCGAGCTGGGTGGCAAGTCCGCCCACGTCGTCTTCGCCGACGCCGACCTGGACCTGACAGCCGGCTTCGTCGCCAGGGCGATCCTGCAGAACGCCGGCCAGACCTGCTCGGCCGGCTCCCGCCTCGTCGTCCACGAGAGCGTGCGGGCCGAGCTCGTCGAGAAGGTGGCCGCCCGGCTGCGCGCCACCACCATCGGCCCCGGCCTGGAGGACCCGGACCTCGGCCCCCTCGTGTCCGCCCAGCAGCAGGAGCGGGTCCGGGGGTATGTGGAGGGCGCCCGCTCGGGGGAGGTCGTCACCGGAGGCTCCGCGCCCGAGGACGAGCGTCTCGCGGGCGGCTCGTACTGGCTGCCGACCCTCATCGACGGGGTCGACCCGGGCTCCGCCATCGCCCAGGAGGAGGTCTTCGGACCGGTTCTGGTCACGATGCCCTTCGCCGACGAGGACGAGGCGATCAGCCTCGCCAACGCGACCGACTACGGCCTGCTCGCAGCGGTGTGGACCCGTGACCTGTCCCGGGCGCACCGGGCGGCGGCCGAGCTGGAGGCGGGGCAGGTCTTCGTCAACACCTACGGCGCCGGGGGCGGCGTCGAGCTGCCCTTCGGCGGCGTCAAGAAGTCGGGCTACGGCCGGGAGAAGGGCGTCGAGGCGCTGGACCACTTCACCCAGACCAAGACCGTGGTGATGAGGCTGGGCTGA
- a CDS encoding ABC transporter ATP-binding protein encodes MTDVALHEGTGISIRGLTKTFGTLRAVDDLTFDIRPGRVTGFLGPNGAGKTTTLRMLLGLVRPTSGEALIGGLRYADLPRPMNVVGSALEATGFHPGRSGRDHLRVLAATHGIPDSRVDQLLELVGIPAAARKRAGAYSMGMRQRLGLAAGLLGDPGVLLLDEPANGLDPEGIRWMRGFLRHLAENEGRTIVVSSHMLSEVEQTVDDVVIIANGQVVSQGTIEELHGEQTALVRTDDAAALAAELGRAGLTAHPSPEHGPDALQVEGAGGDLARVGDVALAAGQPVHELRALRTDLERLFLELTESPEHRNRNLQEKTR; translated from the coding sequence ATGACCGACGTCGCCCTGCACGAGGGCACGGGGATCAGCATCCGGGGGCTCACCAAGACCTTCGGAACGCTCCGTGCCGTCGACGACCTGACCTTCGACATCCGCCCCGGCCGCGTGACCGGCTTCCTCGGCCCCAACGGGGCCGGCAAGACCACCACGCTGCGCATGCTCCTCGGCCTGGTGCGGCCCACCTCCGGCGAGGCCCTGATCGGAGGGCTGCGCTACGCCGACCTGCCCCGGCCGATGAACGTCGTCGGCTCCGCGCTGGAGGCCACCGGCTTCCACCCCGGCCGTTCGGGGCGCGACCACCTGCGCGTGCTCGCGGCCACCCACGGCATCCCGGACAGCCGGGTCGACCAGCTGCTCGAGCTGGTCGGGATCCCCGCCGCCGCGCGCAAGCGGGCGGGCGCCTACTCGATGGGTATGCGGCAGCGCCTCGGTCTGGCGGCCGGCCTCCTCGGCGACCCCGGCGTGCTGCTGCTCGACGAGCCGGCCAACGGACTGGACCCGGAGGGCATCCGGTGGATGCGCGGGTTCCTTCGGCACCTGGCCGAGAACGAGGGCCGCACGATCGTGGTCAGCAGCCACATGCTCTCCGAGGTCGAGCAGACCGTCGACGACGTGGTCATCATCGCCAACGGCCAGGTCGTCAGCCAGGGCACGATCGAGGAGCTGCACGGGGAGCAGACCGCGCTGGTGCGCACGGACGACGCCGCGGCGCTCGCGGCGGAGCTCGGCCGGGCCGGCCTGACCGCGCACCCCTCACCCGAGCACGGTCCCGACGCCCTGCAGGTCGAGGGTGCAGGCGGCGACCTGGCCCGCGTCGGCGACGTGGCGCTGGCGGCAGGCCAGCCGGTGCACGAGCTGCGCGCGCTGCGCACCGACCTGGAACGGCTGTTCCTGGAGCTGACCGAGTCGCCCGAGCACCGCAACCGCAACCTGCAGGAGAAGACCCGATGA